From one Pseudopipra pipra isolate bDixPip1 chromosome 2, bDixPip1.hap1, whole genome shotgun sequence genomic stretch:
- the ARHGAP31 gene encoding rho GTPase-activating protein 31, whose translation MKNKGAKQKLKRKGAASAFGCDLTEYLESSGQDVPYVLKSCAEFIETHGIVDGIYRLSGVTSNIQKLRQEFVSDQCPDLTREVYLQDIHCVGSLCKLYFRELPNPLLTYELYKKFTEAVSRFPEDEQLARIQNVIQELPPSHYRTLEYLIKHLTHLASFSNMTNMHTRNLALVWAPNLLRSKEIEAVGCNGDAAFLEVRVQQLVIEFILNHVDQIFNNNRKASSSENIESASVVKSLTLPSASLPMKLVSLEEAQARSLSASHPARKERRENSLPEIVPVTGSFFHTVVDLPDSKRKLSTKSKKWKSIFNLGRSGSESKSKLSRNGSVFVRAQKLSEKATIRPAKSMDSLCSLPVEGEDEKGRFKRSVTTGGFFVPTKIRTGGTGSTYDLSKENEWEREGSAMGAKGSSELSGEKGPPRTLQVKSPPEQLKVFRVAEDAENEQTSAKGALMFYTSETATKSGFPSSLFPLEASPRHQRKALNISEPFAVSVPLRVSAVISTNSTPCRLPTKEKLSLSSLEELSSLMVESTSPSALEAGTHTRTDLATEQKEKQLEPTLPVAASRGSHPEELVAARKPESLETPQPAAENQKTCGQSSCTGSTKSPQQSLEQRATLEETPVSEFHKGPLPEDRAEQGQLNMKDVSSEGSCHQQEIETAKTEEGSCLRDVTEEDTANALLEPLWPEIQQELKIIEPEEELLLLPAAAPKTSRTSESSSSVQTDHLSSGPGQSPTLAEQTSSSTASQVTQVPLFGASSMERQDSPHDCQSDAVAQQSCGSALPELSTLPTGTATPKNHHPMVDSRSECLAPSLDQKIHSQLEFNKIAPNDEFSCSKGARPESGREKDSTCQQQREKDGLTRVQTQKEKQEIMTTDERDTFSSKALSGDGIPEVKEGHAVSRTQDAGDQDDEDAWTDNVQSLELVEPWEDHQWVTSPLHSPTSKDIQEKMIQEFHPQSQRAETSLSLRPRFSRSLSLDSKDTVMSLWTIPFSFIDATDQQQPHSDILSVTCELSKTKPVSPSSLGKARQDENGPSPPEESPKPEKLKYALSREEVPAEKAGPYRIPLSEPEEKKVDVSKEKPWTSKPELSLPYQKSPDSSSQTKNTKEELSISQDTALGGETVTKALCSAPESQLSNKGEETPRKVKTRPSSLNLDSLLPAPDFFTFENLSVPSAPGNLLYGQKEVKSSDSVPSLPTHCPAASKGVPWGSSFNSPVDLDLDYLAVAHASTGRRNSAPVSVSAVRTSFMIKMCQARAVPVIPPKIQYTQIPQPLQAQNAAPPAEKKEAEAKQTIRQTPRVAWSHLEAPKSPLTEKKAKAEKENSDPAQKDSACPWHGSLGPPLEPSQSSHNPPLDAPVLRRKRTSGGETAGDNPQSSKIERPSGFSKPSYRSRPGRPQSLILFSPPFPIMDHPTTSADSRVLLSPIRSPTQTTSLSPICGDLSETSRTTPEGVTLRNKMTIPKNGQRLETSTSCFYQPQRRSVILDGRSGRQIE comes from the exons TCCCCTATGTGCTGAAGAGCTGTGCGGAGTTCATTGAGACTCATGGCATTGTGGATGGGATCTACCGCCTCTCAGGAGTGACATCCAACATACAAAAGTTGAG ACAAGAGTTTGTTTCTGACCAATGCCCGGATCTAACAAGGGAAGTGTACCTTCAGGACATCCACTGCGTGGGGTCACTCTGCAAGCTGTATTTCAGGGAACTGCCCAACCCTCTCCTCACTTATGAGCTCTACAAGAAATTCACG GAAGCAGTATCACGCTTCCCTGAGGACGAGCAGTTGGCAAGAATTCAAAATGTCATCCAGGAGCTCCCACCATCACATTACAG AACGCTGGAATACCTGATCAAGCATCTGACTCACCTGGCCTCCTTCAGCAACATGACCAACATGCATACCAGAAACCTGGCCTTGGTGTGGGCTCCAAATCTTCTCAG GTCAAAGGAGATTGAGGCAGTTGGCTGCAATGGGGATGCAGCTTTCCTGGAGGTGCGAGTGCAGCAACTGGTGATTGAGTTCATCCTGAATCACGTTGATCAGATCttcaacaacaacagaaaagccAGCTCTTCGGAGAACATCG aGAGTGCATCAGTTGTGAAAAGTCTGaccctcccctcagcctccctgCCAATGAAACTGGTGAGCCTGGAAGAAGCACAGGCACGGAGTCTGTCTGCATCCCACCCTGCTcggaaggagaggagagagaacagCTTGCCTGAAATTGTGCCTGTAACTGGGTCCTTCTTCCACACAGTTGTTGACCTCCCCGACAGCAA gaGAAAATTATCCACAAAGTCCAAGAAATGGAAGTCGATATTTAACTTGGGCCGCTCTGGATCAGAATCAAAGTCTAAACTGAGTCGAAATGGGAGTGTCTTTGTAAGGGCACAGAAGCTCTCTG aaaaagcaACTATTCGGCCTGCAAAGAGCATGGACTCGTTGTGTTCTCTCCCAGTGGAAG GGGAGGATGAAAAAGGGAGGTTCAAACGGTCAGTGACTACTGGAGGGTTTTTCGTTCCGACGAAGATACGGACAGGAGGAACAGGCAGCACATATGACCTCAGCAAGGAGAATGAGTGGGAGCGTGAAGGATCTGCCATGGGGGCCAAAGGAAGCTCAGAGCTGAGTGGGGAGAAAGGTCCTCCCAGGACACTACAGGTGAAGTCACCCCCTGAGCAGCTGAAGGTTTTCCGGGTGGCAGAGGATGCTGAAAATGAGCAGACTTCAGCCAAAGGAGCGCTCATGTTCTACACCTCTGAAACAGCCACCAAGTCAGGCTTCCCAAGCAGCCTCTTCCCCTTGGAGGCCTCTCCTCGTCACCAGAGGAAAGCCCTGAACATCTCAGAGCCATTCGCTGTCTCTGTCCCCCTGCGGGTATCCGCAGTCATCAGCACCAACAGCACGCCCTGCCGCCTGCCCACCAAAGAGAAGCTTTCCCTTTCCAGCCTAGAGGAGCTCTCTTCCCTAATGGTGGAGAGCAcaagcccctctgctctggaagcAGGGACCCACACAAGGACAGACCTGGCAACGGAGCAGAAGGAGAAACAGCTGGAGCCCACTCTGCCGGTGGCAGCGTCCAGAG GCTCTCACCCTGAGGAACTGGTGGCAGCCAGGAAACCTGAGTCCTTAGAAActccacagccagctgcagaaaATCAGAAGACATGTGGGCAAAGCAGCTGCACAGGCAGCACCAAGAGCCCCCAGCAGTCCTTAGAGCAGAGAGCCACCTTGGAAGAAACACCAGTGTCGGAGTTTCATAAGGGGCCCCTCCCGGAAGACAGAGCAGAGCAAGGACAGCTCAATATGAAGGATGTCTCTTCAGAAGGAAGCTGTCATCAACAGGAGATAGAGACAGCTAAGACAGAAGAAGGATCATGCCTAAGAGATGTG actgagGAGGACACAGCAAATGCCCTTCTAGAACCTCTGTGGCCAGAGATACAGCAGGAACTGAAAATTATTGAACCTGAAGAGGAGCTCTTGCTCTTGCCAGCAGCTGCCCCCAAGACAAGCCGAACTTCTGAATCTTCTTCTTCAGTACAAACAGACCATCTTTCCTCTGGTCCAGGGCAGAGTCCAACACTAGCTGAGCAGACATCTTCAAGCACAGCATCGCAAGTAACTCAGGTGCCCTTATTTGGTGCCAGCAGCATGGAGCGACAAGACAGCCCTCACGACTGCCAGTCTGATGCAgttgcacagcagagctgtggctcaGCCCTACCTGAACTGAGTACTCTTCCAACTGGCACAGCCACTCCAAAGAACCACCACCCAATGGTGGACAGCAGGAGTGAATGTCTTGCTCCTAGCCTGGACCAGAAGATTCATAGTCAATTGGAATTTAATAAGATTGCCCCAAATGATGAATTTTCTTGTTCCAAAGGAGCACGTCCAGAgtcagggagagaaaaagataGCACttgccagcagcagagggaaaaggatGGTCTTACCAGAGTCCAGACCCAGAAGGAGAAGCAAGAGATAATGACTACTGATGAAAGGGACACATTCTCCTCCAAGGCACTGAGTGGAGATGGAATCCCAGAGGTGAAGGAGGGCCATGCTGTTAGCAGAACCCAGGATGCTGGTGACCAGGATGATGAGGACGCCTGGACAGATAATGTGCAGAGCTTAGAACTTGTGGAGCCATGGGAGGATCACCAGTGGGTTACAAGCCCTCTCCATTCCCCCACCTCTAAGGACATTCAGGAGAAGATGATACAGGAGTTTCATCCACagagccagagagcagagacaAGCCTTTCTCTTAGACCACGATTCAGTCGCAGCCTCTCCCTGGACAGTAAAGACACAGTGATGAGTTTATGGACTATCCCATTCTCTTTCATAGATGCCACTGACCAGCAGCAACCACACAGTGACATTCTGTCAGTGACTTGTGAGCTGTCCAAAACAAAACCCGTCTCTCCTTCTAGTTTGGGCAAAGCTAGGCAAGATGAGAATGGCCCAAGTCCTCCAGAAGAATCTCCAAAACCTGAGAAGCTGAAGTATGCCCTCAGCAGGGAGGAAGTACCAGCTGAGAAAGCAGGACCCTACAGAATACCTCTTTCAGagccagaggaaaagaaagtggaTGTGAGCAAAGAAAAACCTTGGACCTCAAAGCCTGAGCTGTCTTTGCCCTACCAAAAGAGCCCAGACAGTTCTTCACAGACAAAGAACACAAAGGAGGAGTTATCCATCTCTCAGGACACTGCCCTGGGAGGAGAGACTGTCACCAAAGCATTGTGCTCTGCCCCTGAGTCACAGCTGAGTAATAAAGGGGAAGAAACACCTCGCAAAGTAAAGACTAGGCCTTCCTCCCTCAACTTGGATTcgctcctcccagccccagaTTTCTTCACATTTGAGAACCTGTCTGTGCCATCTGCCCCTGGGAATCTCCTATATGGGCAGAAGGAAGTAAAAAGCAGTGAttctgtcccatccctgccaacacactgccctgctgccagtAAAGGTGTTCCTTGGGGGTCTAGTTTCAATTCCCCTGTGGATCTAGACTTGGATTACCTGGCAGTGGCCCATGCCAGCACTGGCCGTCGTAACTCTGCCCCCGTCAGTGTGTCGGCAGTCAGGACCTCCTTCATGATTAAGATGTGCCAGGCTAGAGCTGTGCCTGTGATACCACCCAAGATTCAGTACACCCAgatcccccagcccctgcaggcTCAGAATGCTGCTCCACCTGCTGAGAAGAAGGAGGCAGAAGCCAAGCAGACCATCAGGCAAACACCACGGGTGGCATGGAGTCACTTGGAGGCCCCCAAGAGCCCTCTGACAGAGAAGAAAgccaaagcagagaaagaaaacagtgacCCAGCTCAGAAGGACTCAGCCTGTCCCTGGCATGGCAGCCTTGGCCCTCCACTGGAGCCATCTCAGTCCAGTCATAACCCACCTCTGGATGCCCCCGTTCTGCGCCGAAAGCGCACCTCTGGAGGGGAGACAGCTGGAGATAACCCACAGTCTTCAAAGATAGAGAGGCCATCAGGGTTCTCCAAGCCTTCCTATAGATCTAGGCCCGGGAGGCCCCAAAGTCTGATTCTCTTCAGCCCCCCTTTCCCCATTATGGACCACCCCACCACTTCAGCAGACTCCAGGGTATTATTATCACCCATAAGGAGCCCCACTCAGACCACCTCTTTGAGCCCCATTTGTGGTGATCTGTCTGAGACTTCGCGGACGACACCTGAGGGGGTGACACTGCGGAACAAAATGACCATCCCCAAGAATGGCCAGAGACTGGAGACATCTACCAGCTGCTTTTACCAGCCCCAGAGGCGCTCCGTGATTCTGGATGGACGAAGTGGGAGGCAGATTGAATAG